A genomic window from Punica granatum isolate Tunisia-2019 chromosome 2, ASM765513v2, whole genome shotgun sequence includes:
- the LOC116194492 gene encoding disease resistance protein RPP5-like encodes MSGEISEIAEEGDDEEASVDQYEAFVCYRGEDTGQGLANVLREFMERAGIRYFRDRDELECGDKIARIIPAIKNSDICVPIFSKTFAAKAWPLREVETMVKLKKNIMPIFYQVTAEDVKLKTDLYTNQLKGLEKQYGKAQVKKWEAALRAVPTVIGLAVGSTGFTEFCKDFVEKVLVKLKPRKRFDMAPLVGIDGKLGSAMKLLDIESTDDVRYLGIHGMGGIGKTTLAKSIFDSISDRFDGSAFLEDVREMLALHGIEYLQERLINSLDPKSARRLDLHEKIKRSFRKRKVLIFLDDVDDWEQIKKLAGNSTWFGPGSRIIVTTRKVDELKTGDGKLNKDDVSRLEMEILESKDALHLFSRYAFEKESPPPAFKELSIEAVSTTGGLPLAITVIGSLFATYKDPEVWKEIIKRSKDIPLEEVKKRLRISYDKLDTEAKEIFLDIACFFIGTKRTNPVYMWDASKYYPLFRLEILCSMSLIKILDDDQIWMHDQLRDLGRDIVRENLNDPNKHKRIWIHEEALQVLKSRGVNDIKSYEHRYCSLLQFFFFFSGKIALYFHFRQTPLLRNGHIFTFMQEKESPEGLRLESYDPYDPIDLRMEGIGRLTKLRFLDVGWAKLPRHFQDCVPNLRWLSWRQPSPSEMSNFASTTLVILDLSSSYISEEWGGWTQLQNAKNLKVLDLTGADCLQRTPNFPEGMTLERLTLKRCRNLVAIDSSIGNLNCLRYLNLEQCDSLCGLPEELNGLVKLTELTVTKKHFMSFNFPSVDNLLELKCVKLNNLQLGNFPDSLGALSSMVELDLTDTDIVQLPDEIGGLVELEKLCLRSCKKMQKVPEALGELKSLVSLDLSSSGLVELPSTIGNLQKILCIRLSGCEEMRTLPSSLGELKSLVELDLKGTSIAELPQSIGGLENLKLLLLHSCKAIKELPETVGKLKSLVRLDLSGTAITALPDSIEGLQILEEIYLKDCKKLRKLPESFGALRKLEKLDAQSADLSDGLPMKISGLSSLRFLNLSGSKVRELPSSISQLSHLQTLKLHCCRKLKYQPDLPTSLTQLIARSNSQHNCPRLSYLTGLTNLGVQGHLNIDAIGSLSKLAKLELRLRTITSLPAEFGTLLRLKRLMLDCPNMEDVPKLPPNLEEMVLERARSDLDMPNLSSLKNLHTLRVCKWSNFRALQSHRIRVKELRSLDNALLLPIRSKITIGLHLPESLRNLTVRNCRALFRLPDISCLKNLLRLDISKCPCLTEIPGFGKLKRLKCLDIFLCDSLRTLEDPSQLKELENINYPINLEQRCKQAFESRSQLQTETAKDVAQTLESILVSGDGNFVVTNGGENVQVPHLLGKNILLYISALQNPASHPLFPKVAKAYHEIKARDEAFEVIFIPSEHDRVAFKDLEVPWLALPSGDPRILSLHRKLEIQDMPELVALGPTGEIITKKGRSLIETYGSDAYPFTNEHIEDMVNGWPEKLPHALCGHELQLTYRVSYRCDGCEQIGSVWSYFCKKCNFDLHPSCAFKEGKLGNQQEDSENNKSPRGNHNLFSEIKRGVKIEAGSSSSSIDRAQADYPEVQAFTTERVITSNRNGPPLHIRCTVKKNEDGSTSSSADQSDTSGIESCEEICEETVDAVPLTTSPATPSHSHGYCRTETDPAAHAAATKETEEDDAQPNMVEPEAGDRMASKRERNDLVEEEGDDDEGDEGKEEGEWMEVHEEEEEKDEEERKEKKKKKKRKRKKDEEEREKGEEEEEEKEEEPEEENEEANERTFLDLQVNDSHAAVAASSEPVATDYGSNPQPASQTAGSSSSSPQEVTAFSPPPHTASLLAQLKQLTSPFGAKETSLAQEVPTVTAVEKAKREPLQVFQRPLTGLSQAGLSLIGQAADVLLKVTGRSVHLRVELQQLQQTATSIWEAYKQDSLPLRQPTHFIQEPEAAQKLALARRDKLQETESKKAAKAEEIEVLKAKLATAEAEFQRLQKEEEAAIHFAGSPRRRSGGPPQSGFSSEGLEGPAGDDKEPLIGGPCVGQQNNFEGLLLVGSQVGACIVAQKKKKEINSGPVF; translated from the exons ATGTCGGGAGAGATCTC AGAAATTGCAGAAGAAGGAGACGATGAAGAGGCGTCGGTTGATCAATATGAGGCTTTCGTGTGCTACAGAGGAGAGGATACCGGGCAGGGTCTCGCAAATGTCCTCCGTGAATTTATGGAGAGAGCCGGGATCCGCTACTTCAGAGACCGTGACGAGCTCGAATGTGGAGATAAGATCGCCAGGATTATACCGGCCATCAAGAACTCGGACATATGTGTGCCGATTTTCTCCAAAACCTTTGCCGCCAAAGCGTGGCCCCTCCGCGAGGTCGAAACAATGGTGAAGCTGAAGAAAAATATCATGCCGATCTTTTACCAAGTCACAGCAGAAGATGTTAAGCTAAAGACCGACTTATACACGAACCAGCTGAAGGGGCTTGAGAAGCAGTACGGGAAAGCGCAAGTGAAGAAGTGGGAGGCAGCCCTCAGAGCGGTTCCTACTGTCATAGGACTAGCAGTGGGGAGTACGGG CTTCACGGAGTTTTGCAAGGACTTCGTAGAGAAGGTTTTGGTCAAGCTGAAACCGAGAAAAAGATTTGATATGGCTCCTTTGGTGGGAATCGATGGTAAATTAGGGTCTGCAATGAAATTGTTGGACATCGAATCTACTGATGATGTACGGTATCTTGGCATCCATGGAATGGGTGGCATTGGCAAGACAACTCTTGCTAAGTCCATCTTCGACAGCATCTCCGATAGATTTGATGGTAGTGCCTTTCTTGAGGACGTGCGAGAGATGTTAGCACTTCATGGTATAGAATATTTGCAAGAAAGGCTTATAAACAGTCTTGACCCCAAGTCAGCAAGACGATTGGATTTACATGAGAAGATTAAAAGGAGCTTTCGCAAAAGGAAAGTGCTTATTTTTCTTGATGATGTTGATGATTGGGAACAAATCAAGAAACTTGCAGGAAATTCCACATGGTTCGGTCCAGGAAGCAGGATCATTGTCACAACCAGGAAGGTGGACGAGTTGAAAACTGGAGATGGGAAACTAAACAAAGACGATGTTTCGCGTTTGGAGATGGAGATACTAGAGTCTAAAGATGCACTACATCTTTTCAGTAGATATGCGTTTGAGAAAGaatctcctcctcctgctTTTAAAGAACTCTCTATAGAAGCTGTCTCCACAACTGGTGGACTTCCTCTGGCTATTACAGTAATTGGATCACTTTTTGCCACGTACAAGGATCCTGAGGTATGGAAAGAAATCATAAAGAGGTCAAAAGATATACCTCTGGAAGAGGTGAAGAAAAGGCTGAGGATAAGTTATGATAAGTTAGACACAGAAGCAAAAGAAATATTCCTTGACATAGCATGTTTCTTTATTGGCACCAAGAGAACAAATCCAGTTTACATGTGGGATGCATCTAAATATTACCCACTGTTCAGGCTTGAAATCTTGTGTTCCATGTCCTTGATAAAGATTCTGGATGACGACCAAATATGGATGCATGATCAACTCAGGGACCTTGGAAGGGATATCGTCCGTGAGAACTTGAACGATCCGAACAAGCATAAGAGAATCTGGATTCATGAGGAAGCATTGCAAGTTCTGAAGAGCAGAGGGGTAAATGACATAAAATCTTACGAGCACCGTTATTGTTCTTtacttcaatttttcttttttttttcaggtaaAATCGCTCTTTACTTTCATTTTAGGCAAACACCTCTGCTGCGTAACGGGCatatctttacttttatgcaggagAAGGAAAGCCCTGAAGGACTGCGACTGGAGTCCTACGACCCCTATGACCCCATTGATTTGAGAATGGAGGGGATTGGAAGGTTAACAAAATTGAGATTTCTCGATGTGGGATGGGCAAAACTTCCACGACACTTCCAAGATTGTGTTCCAAATTTAAGATGGCTTTCTTGGCGGCAGCCATCTCCTTCGGAGATGTCCAATTTTGCTTCAACAACTTTAGTCATTCTTGACTTATCCTCGAGTTACATTAGTGAAGAGTGGGGCGGATGGACACAGTTGCAG AATGCAAAGAACTTGAAAGTTCTTGACCTTACGGGAGCTGACTGCTTGCAAAGGACACCTAATTTCCCTGAGGGTATGACTTTGGAGAGGTTAACTCTTAAGCGCTGCAGAAATTTGGTTGCCATTGACAGCTCCATAGGCAATCTAAATTGCCTCAGGTACTTGAACCTTGAACAATGTGATTCTCTTTGTGGATTACCCGAAGAATTAAATGGCCTAGTGAAATTGACCGAGCTGACTGTAACGAAAAAGCACTTCATGTCTTTCAACTTTCCATCCGTCGATAATCTACTAGAGCTCAAGTGCgtgaaattgaataatttacAACTGGGGAATTTTCCTGACTCACTGGGCGCACTAAGCTCAATGGTTGAGTTGGACCTGACTGACACAGACATTGTTCAATTGCCTGATGAGATTGGAGGACTGGTGGAGCTTGAGAAGCTGTGTTTACGAAGCTGTAAAAAGATGCAGAAAGTCCCTGAGGCACTTGGGGAATTGAAATCATTAGTTTCTTTGGATCTCTCGTCTTCGGGACTGGTTGAATTGCCTTCTACCATTGGTAATCTACAAAAAATTCTGTGCATACGGTTATCAGGTTGTGAAGAGATGAGGACACTTCCCAGTTCACTTGGGGAGTTGAAATCTCTCGTAGAGTTGGATTTGAAAGGTACGAGTATTGCTGAGCTGCCCCAATCAATTGGAGGATTAGAGAATCTGAAGCTGCTTCTTTTACACAGTTGTAAAGCAATAAAGGAACTTCCGGAAACAGTTGGAAAGCTAAAGTCATTGGTCAGGTTAGATTTATCGGGGACAGCAATAACGGCGTTGCCTGACTCTATCGAAGGCCTACAGATACTAGAAgagatttatttaaaagaCTGCAAAAAGTTGAGAAAATTACCCGAATCTTTTGGGGCATTGAGGAAGCTCGAAAAGTTGGATGCTCAATCAGCTGATCTTTCAGATGGTCTCCCCATGAAGATTTCGGGCCTTTCCTCTTTGAGGTTCTTGAATCTTTCAGGGTCCAAAGTACGTGAATTGCCCTCCTCCATCAGTCAGCTTTCCCATCTCCAAACCCTCAAACTACATTGTTGTCGCAAGCTCAAATATCAGCCCGATCTCCCGACCAGTTTGACCCAGCTAATTGCCAGATCCAACTCACAGCATAACTGCCCTCGCCTCTCCTATCTGACAGGGTTAACAAATTTGGGAGTGCAGGGCCATCTCAACATAGATGCAATCGGGAGCTTATCCAAGCTGGCCAAACTAGAATTACGACTTAGGACTATCACCAGCCTACCTGCTGAATTCGGAACCTTACTTCGGCTCAAGAGACTCATGTTAGATTGCCCAAACATGGAGGATGTCCCAAAGTTGCCCCCTAATTTGGAGGAGATGGTTCTAGAGCGTGCTAGGAGTGATTTAGATATGCCGAATCTTTCCAGCTTGAAGAATTTACACACTTTAAGAGTCTGTAAATGGTCGAATTTCAGGGCTCTTCAAAGCCACAGAATAAGGGTCAAAGAGTTGCGGTCGCTAGACAACGCTCTCTTGCTGCCCATCCGCTCAAAGATCACAATTGGACTACATCTTCCAGAAAGTTTGAGAAATCTAACTGTAAGGAACTGTCGGGCACTTTTTCGGCTCCCTGACATCTCATGCCTGAAGAATCTACTGAGACTTGATATTTCAAAGTGTCCATGCCTAACCGAGATTCCAGGCTTTGGGAAATTGAAACGCCTGAAATGTCTTGATATCTTTCTCTGCGATTCCTTGAGAACGTTGGAGGATCCGTCGCAGCTGAAAGAGCTGGAGAACATCAACTATCCTATTAATCTAGAGCAGCGATGCAAACAAGCATTTGAG AGTCGGTCGCAGCTGCAGACAGAGACTGCAAAAGATGTTGCTCAGACATTGGAATCTATTCTGGTCTCAGGGGATGGAAATTTTGTGGTCACCAATGGAGGAGAAAATGTCCAGGTTCCTCATTTACTGGGCAAGAACATCCTCCTCTACATCTCTGCTCTTCAGAACCCTGCTTCGCATCCTTTGTTTCCAAAGGTTGCCAAAGCATACCACGAGATCAAGGCAAGAGATGAGGCCTTCGAAGTAATATTCATCCCTTCCGAGCACGACCGAGTTGCCTTCAAGGATTTGGAGGTGCCGTGGCTGGCTCTTCCTTCTGGTGACCCCAGGATCTTATCATTGCATAGGAAACTTGAGATCCAGGATATGCCAGAGCTGGTAGCTCTAGGGCCAACTGGTGAAATTATCACCAAAAAAGGCAGAAGCCTTATAGAAACTTATGGGAGCGACGCTTATCCCTTCACAAATGAGCATATTGAGGATATGGTGAATGGTTGGCCAGAGAAGTTGCCACACGCCCTGTGTGGCCATGAGCTTCAACTCACCTACCGAGTCTCCTACAGATGTGATGGCTGTGAGCAAATTGGATCTGTATGGTCATACTTCTGTAAGAAGTGCAATTTTGATCTGCATCCTTCTTGTGCTTTCAAAGAAGGGAAATTAGGAAACCAGCAAGAGGACTCGGAGAATAATAAAAGTCCAAGGGGCAACCACAATTTATTCAGCGAGATCAA AAGGGGTGTGAAGATTGAAGCTGGAAGCTCAAGCTCATCAATCGATCGGGCACAAGCTGATTATCCAGAAGTTCAAGCATTTACGACGGAAAGGGTTATTACATCTAATAGAAATGGTCCTCCCCTTCATATTAGATGCACTGTCAAGAAGAATGAAGATGGAAGCACCAGCTCATCAGCCGATCAATCAGATACATCAGGAATTGAATCGTGTGAGGAG ATTTGTGAGGAAACTGTGGACGCTGTCCCTCTAACGACATCCCCTGCTACTCCATCACACTCTCATGGATACTGCAGGACTGAAACTGACCCTGCAGCACATGCGGCTGCCACCAAGGAGACTGAGGAAGATGATGCTCAGCCCAACATGGTTGAGCCTGAGGCTGGGGACAGAATGGCCAGtaaaagggaaagaaatgatttggttgaagaagaaggagatgatgatgaaggaGATGAGGGGAAGGAAGAAGGGGAATGGATGGAAGTacacgaagaagaagaagagaaggatgaggaagaaagaaaggagaagaagaagaagaagaagagaaagaggaagaaggatgaggaagaaagagagaaaggagaagaagaagaagaagagaaagaggaagaaccAGAGGAAGAGAACGAAGAAGCAAATGAAAGGACTTTTCTTGATCTGCAAGTGAATGATTCGCATGCTGCTGTTGCTGCCAGTTCTGAGCCTGTGGCCACTGACTATGGATCAAACCCCCAGCCTGCTTCTCAAACT GCtggatcatcatcatcttcaccACAAGAGGTCACAGCATTCTCCCCTCCTCCCCACACAGCGAGCCTGCTGGCCCAGCTCAAGCAGCTAACTTCTCCGTTTGGGGCCAAGGAGACTTCATTAGCACAAGAGGTCCCCACTGTGACCGCTGTTGAGAAGGCAAAGAGAGAGCCGCTCCAGGTTTTCCAACGGCCGTTGACTGGCCTTAGCCAGGCTGGTCTGTCATTGATTGGTCAGGCTGCTGACGTCCTGCTAAAAGTGACTGGTCGATCTGTCCACCTCCGAGTCGAACTACAACAGTTGCAACAGACTGCTACTTCGATCTGGGAGGCTTACAAGCAGGACTCTCTTCCTCTGAGGCAGCCTACTCATTTCATACAAGAGCCGGAGGCGGCCCAGAAATTGGCCTTGGCCAGAAGGGACAAATTGCAAGAAACTGAGTCCAAGAAAGCGGCCAAAGCTGAGGAGATCGAGGTGCTGAAGGCTAAACTAGCCACTGCTGAAGCAGAGTTCCAACGTCTccaaaaagaagaggaagcagCAATCCATTTTGCTGGGAGTCCACGTCGCCGGTCTGGAGGCCCACCTCAAAGTGGCTTCTCATCAGAAGGACTGGAAGGACCTGCTGGAGATGATAAAGAGCCTTTGATTGGAGGTCCATGTGTTGGCCAGCAGAACAATTTTGAAGGCCTACTTTTAGTTGGCAGCCAAGTAGGGGCCTGTATAgtagcccaaaaaaaaaaaaaagaaataaatagtGGCCCTGTCTTTTGA